GCGGCCTTGGCCTGATAGCCCAGCTCCCGCAGCATCGCCACAATCGTTTCCCGGTGATCGCCCTGGATCTCCAGGTTGTCTCCCTTGACGGCGCCGCCGGTGCCCAACCGCTGTTTGAGCAGTTTGAGGAGGGCCTGTTTGCCCGCCGGCGGGCTCATGACCCCTTTGATGACACAGACGGTCTTGCCGCCCCGGCCTTTGCGCTCCAGGAAGACGCGCACCGGAAAGTTCTGCTGGAGGCTGGGGATCGCTGCCGCCGGGTTGGCCGGCAACGACACGGCCTGATGCTCGCTTTCGGGCTCAGGATCGGTGGAGAAGACGATCCGACGATCTTGCGTTGCCATGGTTCCTTTGCATGATGAATGGGGTAGGTATCCCGTCGGGGAAGCCTGGGCGGAGAGCAGACAGCCGACCTTCAGGATCACCCCCGGTGGGATACACCCGCTGGACGGATAGGTGATGGTCCTGCGCGGCGATTCACCGGCGCACGCCGACCTTGGGTCGGCTGGCAGGAGTATATCACGGCCCAGGCGCCGGATCAATCCAGATTTCTTGAAAAGCTTCCTGGTATTCCTGGAAATCCCGCGGCGAGTAGCAGACCAGGATCACCTTCTCCAGGGTTTGGTCCTGCTCCAGAAATTCCTTGATCGTCCGCAGCGCGATGCGGCTGGCCCGCCGAATGGGAAAGCCGTAGGCGCCGGTGCTGATGGACGGGAAGGCGATGGTCTTCAGCCCATGGGCCACTGCCAGGGCCAGGGAGTTGCGATAGCAGCGGGCCAATAGCTCATCTTCGTTGGCCGTGCCTCCACGCCAGATGGGCCCCACCGTGTGGATCACGTGGCGGGCCGGCAGGTTGTAGCCGCCGGTGATGCGAGCTTCGCCTGTGGGACAGCCGCCCAGGGTGCGACACTCGGCCAGCAGCCCAGGCCCCGCCGCCCGATGGATGGCACCGTCCACGCCGCCGCCCCCCAGCAGCGAGGAGTTGGCCGCGTTGACGATGGCATCCACCGCCAGGGTGGTGATGTCGCCTTGCACAATTTCCAGCCGTTCCGCTTTCATCTCAACGCTCCTTCCGCCAACCTTTGCTCAAACCATGGCCAGCACGACGGTCAGGGTGACGGCGCTGGCCAGGGTCGAAACCAGAACCGTGGTGGTGACAAAGTCGGGCAGCAGATCATGTTCCAGCGCAATGAGGGAAGCCAGGATGGCCGCGGGCATGCTGGCCTGCAAGATGCCGGCGCCCCGCTCCACGCCTGTGAGGCCAAAGGGCACGGCCAGCCCCAGGCCCAGGGCCGGCCCCACGACCAGCCGGATGCTGCTGGCCACCAGCACATCCCGGTTCAGCCGTGGACGGCCCATGGCCGCCAGCTGAACCCCCAGGGTCAGCAGCATGATGGGGATCATGGCGTCGGCCAGCAGCCCGATGGCCCGTTCCGCAAAGAGGGGCACCGGCAGGGCCAGATTGTTGGCCAGAATGGCCGGGACCACAGCCACCAGGGCCGGCGTCTTGAGCACCGAGAGCAGGGCCCCGCTATTGCCGTCCCTGTGCCAGGTGGCGGCCATCACCCCGACCAGAAAGCCGAAGACGCTCAACACCAGAAAATAGAAGGAGGCCGGCACCAGGGCCGCTTCCCCCAGCTTGAATTGGATGATGGGCAGCCCAAAGTTTCCCACATTGCCAAAGGCGCCCACCAGGGCAAAGGCAGCTGTCATTTCGGCCCGAT
Above is a window of Litorilinea aerophila DNA encoding:
- a CDS encoding translation initiation factor, whose translation is MATQDRRIVFSTDPEPESEHQAVSLPANPAAAIPSLQQNFPVRVFLERKGRGGKTVCVIKGVMSPPAGKQALLKLLKQRLGTGGAVKGDNLEIQGDHRETIVAMLRELGYQAKAAGG
- a CDS encoding O-acetyl-ADP-ribose deacetylase, with the translated sequence MKAERLEIVQGDITTLAVDAIVNAANSSLLGGGGVDGAIHRAAGPGLLAECRTLGGCPTGEARITGGYNLPARHVIHTVGPIWRGGTANEDELLARCYRNSLALAVAHGLKTIAFPSISTGAYGFPIRRASRIALRTIKEFLEQDQTLEKVILVCYSPRDFQEYQEAFQEIWIDPAPGP
- a CDS encoding AEC family transporter; translation: MLQLFAIFVNVLTPVFTLLLIGYVAGPRLQVDARSLSKVAYYILAPAFIFDIFRDASMDVLLATRMALFILLVAGGCVIICIGVARLLGHRAEMTAAFALVGAFGNVGNFGLPIIQFKLGEAALVPASFYFLVLSVFGFLVGVMAATWHRDGNSGALLSVLKTPALVAVVPAILANNLALPVPLFAERAIGLLADAMIPIMLLTLGVQLAAMGRPRLNRDVLVASSIRLVVGPALGLGLAVPFGLTGVERGAGILQASMPAAILASLIALEHDLLPDFVTTTVLVSTLASAVTLTVVLAMV